Proteins encoded in a region of the Chryseobacterium piperi genome:
- a CDS encoding DEAD/DEAH box helicase yields MLFTDLKIIKPILDALQQEGYEKPTPIQGKAIPSILEKKDLLGTAQTGTGKTAAFAIPILQNLAERQGPKSNHIKALILTPTRELAIQIEESFNAYGRNLPLRKLVIFGGVKQGSQEAALKKGVDILVATPGRLLDFIAQGIISLKNLEIFVLDEADRMLDMGFVHDVKRIIKLLPPRRQTLFFSATMPPEIQKLANSILNNPVQVEVTPVSSTAETIKQSVYFVQKEDKLGLLTHILKDHISESVLVFSRTKHGADKIARTLQKSNISAEAIHGNKSQNARQNALNNFKSGKTRVLVATDIAARGIDIDELKYVINYELSDVSETYVHRIGRTGRAGAEGTSISFVDSLDLLNLKNTEKLIGLKIPVVKDHPFHTDNLVAQKRDSNNKPMTGNASSGRPKPTQKKDVGFKKPKNKSFFRKK; encoded by the coding sequence TTGTTATTTACAGACTTAAAAATTATCAAGCCCATTTTAGATGCGCTTCAACAGGAAGGTTATGAAAAACCAACTCCTATACAAGGAAAAGCTATTCCATCTATTCTTGAAAAAAAGGATTTATTAGGAACTGCACAGACCGGAACAGGTAAGACTGCTGCTTTCGCTATTCCTATTCTACAGAATCTGGCAGAGCGCCAGGGCCCAAAAAGCAATCATATCAAAGCTTTAATTCTTACTCCAACGAGAGAATTAGCAATACAGATCGAAGAAAGCTTTAATGCCTACGGAAGAAACCTGCCCTTAAGAAAGCTGGTTATTTTTGGAGGAGTAAAGCAAGGATCACAAGAAGCTGCTCTAAAAAAGGGAGTAGATATTTTAGTGGCAACCCCGGGAAGACTTCTTGATTTTATTGCACAAGGCATTATAAGCCTTAAAAATCTTGAAATTTTTGTTCTTGATGAAGCGGACAGAATGTTGGATATGGGCTTTGTACATGATGTTAAAAGAATTATTAAGCTTTTGCCGCCAAGACGTCAAACTTTATTTTTCTCTGCTACCATGCCGCCTGAAATTCAGAAGCTGGCCAATTCAATATTAAACAACCCTGTACAGGTAGAAGTAACTCCGGTTTCTTCGACAGCAGAAACTATTAAACAATCTGTTTATTTCGTTCAGAAAGAAGATAAATTAGGATTGCTTACCCATATTTTAAAAGATCATATTTCTGAATCGGTTTTAGTTTTTTCCAGAACCAAACACGGTGCGGATAAGATTGCTAGAACATTACAGAAAAGTAATATTTCTGCAGAGGCTATTCACGGAAATAAATCTCAAAATGCACGTCAAAATGCTTTGAATAATTTCAAATCAGGAAAAACGAGAGTTTTGGTTGCAACGGATATCGCAGCAAGAGGAATTGATATTGATGAACTGAAATATGTAATCAACTATGAGCTTTCTGATGTTTCAGAAACTTACGTTCACCGAATCGGAAGAACCGGAAGAGCCGGTGCTGAAGGAACTTCAATCTCTTTTGTCGATAGCCTAGATCTTTTGAATCTGAAAAATACAGAGAAGCTTATCGGATTAAAAATCCCTGTAGTTAAAGATCATCCGTTCCACACTGATAATCTGGTCGCTCAGAAAAGAGATTCCAACAATAAACCGATGACCGGTAATGCTAGCTCAGGCAGACCAAAACCAACTCAAAAGAAAGATGTAGGTTTTAAAAAGCCAAAAAATAAAAGCTTTTTCAGAAAGAAATAA
- a CDS encoding TatD family hydrolase: MIDTHTHLYAEEFDEDRKEAIQRAIDKGITEFYLPAIDSESHEKMLQLEKEYPKQIFSMMGLHPCYVKPESWEKELEIVKNYLDQRSFPAIGEIGIDLYWDKTTLDIQVKAFEQQIDWAIEKDLPIVIHTRESFDETFEVLERKKHPKLRGIFHCFSGNLEQAKHAIDLNFILGIGGVVTFKNGKIDQFLQEIPLDKIVLETDSPYLAPVPHRGKRNESSYLDLVVGKLVNIYNKDFAEIDRITNENAKAMFK; encoded by the coding sequence ATGATTGATACACATACGCACTTATACGCAGAAGAATTTGATGAAGATAGAAAGGAAGCTATTCAAAGAGCAATAGATAAGGGAATTACTGAGTTTTATCTACCTGCTATTGACTCTGAATCTCATGAGAAGATGCTTCAACTGGAAAAAGAATATCCAAAACAGATCTTTTCAATGATGGGATTACATCCATGCTATGTAAAACCTGAAAGTTGGGAGAAAGAGCTCGAAATTGTTAAGAATTATCTTGATCAAAGATCATTTCCGGCTATCGGAGAAATTGGGATCGATTTATATTGGGATAAAACAACTTTAGATATTCAGGTTAAAGCTTTTGAACAGCAGATTGATTGGGCAATAGAAAAAGATCTGCCAATTGTGATCCATACCAGAGAAAGTTTCGATGAAACATTTGAAGTACTGGAACGTAAAAAACACCCTAAGCTTAGAGGGATATTTCATTGCTTTTCCGGAAACCTGGAACAGGCGAAACATGCGATTGATTTAAATTTTATATTGGGAATCGGTGGAGTAGTAACTTTTAAAAACGGAAAAATAGACCAGTTTTTACAGGAAATCCCATTAGATAAAATTGTTCTTGAAACAGATTCTCCATATTTGGCTCCTGTTCCACATCGAGGAAAAAGAAATGAAAGCTCTTATTTGGACCTTGTGGTAGGGAAATTGGTCAATATTTATAACAAAGATTTTGCTGAGATTGACAGAATTACTAATGAAAATGCAAAAGCAATGTTCAAGTAG
- a CDS encoding DUF4269 domain-containing protein, whose amino-acid sequence MIDFTDIQYLESGNQKQKRAFELLTRYQIFEKLKSFSPILAGTIPIELDIEGSDLDIICEVSNERNFLETIVVNKLIPDDTDVMIENVEIRGEKCIILNFMLEEFAIEIFGQNKPVTAQNAYRHMIAEYKILQERGNEFKQQIIELKKKGIKTEPAFGLLMELENPYEDLLKF is encoded by the coding sequence ATGATAGACTTTACAGACATTCAGTATTTGGAAAGTGGAAATCAAAAACAGAAAAGAGCTTTTGAGCTGCTTACCCGATATCAAATTTTTGAAAAGTTGAAATCCTTTTCCCCAATCCTTGCCGGAACGATTCCCATTGAACTAGATATTGAAGGAAGTGATCTGGATATCATCTGTGAAGTTTCAAATGAGAGAAATTTCCTGGAAACAATAGTTGTAAATAAGCTGATTCCTGATGACACTGATGTTATGATTGAAAATGTTGAAATAAGGGGTGAAAAATGCATTATATTAAACTTTATGCTGGAAGAGTTTGCTATCGAAATTTTTGGACAGAATAAGCCGGTGACAGCCCAGAATGCCTACAGGCATATGATTGCTGAATATAAAATATTACAGGAAAGAGGAAACGAATTTAAACAACAGATCATAGAATTAAAAAAGAAAGGGATAAAAACAGAACCAGCTTTTGGTTTGTTGATGGAATTGGAAAATCCCTATGAAGATCTATTAAAATTTTAA
- a CDS encoding GSCFA domain-containing protein has product MKFRTEVDLKASEKKIEIEDRIFSIGSCFASEMSDLLGQGQLQTINNPFGTVFNPFSINTAIQRLHDSDFYTEEDLITFNEEFISLDHHTSFDTRYIHQTLEKINTKIEEGNLFLQDTNWVIITYGTSFIYEFKPKKKLVANCHKIPQKYFEKRLLTHHEITDSIYNTVLSLKDICKEDVQILFTVSPVRHTKDGMVENQLSKSKLITAVHEAVSIIENCHYLPVYEMLMDDLRDYRFYKEDMIHPNSQAVQYIFDKFGSAYFSENTQEFIKENFKINKALQHRTEDEKDPKYLDFKEKLKQKIEKQQQKVKHRIF; this is encoded by the coding sequence ATGAAATTCAGAACTGAAGTTGACCTCAAAGCGTCAGAAAAAAAGATCGAAATTGAAGATAGAATATTTTCAATAGGTTCCTGCTTTGCCTCAGAGATGTCCGATTTGTTAGGACAAGGCCAGCTTCAGACGATTAATAATCCGTTTGGAACAGTTTTTAATCCGTTTTCGATCAATACTGCTATACAAAGGCTACATGATTCGGATTTTTATACAGAAGAGGATTTAATAACGTTTAATGAAGAATTTATCTCACTGGATCATCACACGAGTTTTGACACGAGATATATTCATCAGACGCTTGAAAAGATCAATACGAAAATAGAGGAGGGGAATTTGTTTCTTCAAGATACCAACTGGGTCATTATTACCTACGGAACTTCCTTTATCTATGAGTTTAAGCCGAAGAAAAAACTGGTGGCTAATTGTCATAAGATTCCACAAAAATATTTTGAGAAAAGGCTTTTAACACATCATGAAATAACAGATTCTATTTATAATACTGTTTTAAGTCTTAAAGATATTTGTAAAGAAGACGTTCAGATTTTATTTACAGTTTCCCCTGTTCGCCATACAAAAGATGGAATGGTAGAAAATCAACTCAGTAAATCTAAATTGATTACAGCCGTTCATGAAGCTGTTTCTATTATTGAAAATTGCCATTATCTGCCGGTTTATGAAATGTTAATGGATGACCTGAGAGATTATCGTTTTTATAAAGAAGATATGATACATCCCAATTCTCAGGCTGTTCAGTATATTTTTGACAAATTTGGATCTGCTTATTTTTCTGAAAATACCCAAGAGTTTATTAAGGAAAATTTTAAAATTAATAAAGCGCTGCAGCATAGGACAGAGGATGAAAAAGATCCAAAATACCTGGATTTTAAAGAAAAACTGAAACAAAAGATTGAAAAGCAGCAGCAAAAGGTAAAACATAGAATATTCTAG
- a CDS encoding polyprenyl synthetase family protein, with amino-acid sequence MEFLDKYQQLVADAITRYTFKDKPAELYEPMNYIISHGGKRLRPIMVLMACDLFGGDLKQAIKPALAIEFFHNFTLIHDDIMDEAPLRRNKPTIHTLHGINVGILSGDGLLLKAYKFFEDLEPEIFKACIRIFTHTGLLLCEGQQYDINFETQEDVTFDDYIRMITYKTGVLSASSFEIGALIAKANFKDAKSIFNFGKHIGIAFQIMDDYLDVFGDQAQFGKKHAGDIYENKKTVLYLMAREHATDEERRELDHWYSKKTDNIDKVYGVEKIFRRTKVDEKALRLIEKHNEIGQSYLKKINIPEEKKKPFIELANYLLRRES; translated from the coding sequence ATGGAATTTTTAGACAAATACCAACAGCTCGTTGCTGATGCCATTACCAGATATACTTTTAAAGATAAGCCAGCGGAACTTTATGAACCGATGAACTACATCATCTCGCACGGTGGAAAACGCCTGCGCCCTATTATGGTTTTGATGGCCTGCGATTTGTTCGGTGGAGATCTTAAACAGGCAATCAAACCTGCGTTAGCGATCGAATTCTTCCATAATTTTACATTGATTCATGATGATATCATGGATGAAGCTCCTTTACGTAGAAATAAACCAACCATCCATACGTTACATGGAATTAATGTAGGAATTCTTTCAGGAGATGGATTACTGCTTAAAGCATATAAATTCTTTGAAGATCTTGAACCTGAAATTTTCAAAGCATGTATCAGGATTTTTACCCACACAGGGCTTTTGCTATGTGAAGGTCAGCAATATGATATCAACTTTGAAACACAGGAAGATGTAACTTTCGATGATTATATCAGAATGATCACGTATAAAACCGGAGTATTAAGCGCTTCTTCATTTGAAATTGGAGCATTGATTGCAAAAGCCAACTTTAAAGACGCTAAATCGATCTTTAATTTTGGAAAACATATCGGAATAGCATTCCAGATTATGGATGACTATTTGGATGTGTTCGGTGACCAGGCTCAGTTTGGTAAAAAACATGCCGGAGATATTTACGAAAACAAAAAGACGGTTCTTTATTTGATGGCCAGAGAGCACGCAACAGATGAAGAAAGAAGAGAACTTGACCACTGGTATTCTAAGAAAACGGATAATATTGATAAAGTATATGGAGTTGAGAAAATATTCAGAAGAACCAAAGTAGATGAAAAAGCGTTGCGTTTAATTGAAAAACATAACGAAATAGGCCAAAGCTATCTTAAAAAAATAAACATTCCCGAAGAAAAGAAAAAGCCTTTCATAGAACTGGCGAACTACCTTTTGAGAAGAGAGAGCTAA
- a CDS encoding inorganic phosphate transporter has protein sequence MEFPILLTVIIALALIFDYINGFHDAANSIATIVSTKVLTPFQAVLWAALWNFAAFFIAAYIIGEFKIGNTIAKTVNENFITLEVIFSGLIAAIAWNLLTWWFGIPSSSSHTLIGGFLGAALMHAFMMDYHNVVAEQPNLGTFETFKLAFHQVTTQSVVKFDKVIPIFLFIFMAPIIGMVISIIITLIIVHLYKKSNPHKADKSFKRLQLVSSALFSLGHGLNDAQKVMGIIGAALIYYHVEVLRDPVYLNIPSAGRFDYFAQHYLWVPLVSFLAIGLGTMSGGWKIIKTMGTKITKVTPLEGVSAETAGAITLFITDHFGIPVSTTHTITGSIIGVGLTKRVSAVRWGITVSLLWAWVLTIPISAIVAGITYLLVVCFS, from the coding sequence ATGGAATTTCCGATTTTACTTACGGTTATTATTGCTTTAGCTTTAATCTTCGATTATATTAATGGTTTTCATGATGCGGCCAACTCAATTGCAACAATTGTTTCTACAAAAGTTTTAACTCCGTTTCAGGCTGTACTTTGGGCTGCACTCTGGAACTTTGCTGCATTTTTTATTGCTGCGTACATTATTGGAGAATTTAAAATTGGTAATACCATAGCTAAAACGGTCAATGAGAACTTTATTACATTAGAAGTAATATTTTCAGGGCTTATAGCGGCTATCGCCTGGAATCTTTTGACCTGGTGGTTTGGTATCCCTTCTTCGTCATCACATACGCTGATTGGTGGATTCTTAGGAGCTGCATTGATGCATGCTTTTATGATGGACTATCATAATGTGGTCGCAGAACAGCCTAACTTAGGAACGTTTGAAACCTTTAAGCTTGCTTTTCATCAGGTTACGACACAAAGTGTGGTGAAATTTGATAAGGTGATTCCTATTTTCCTATTTATTTTCATGGCGCCAATTATAGGGATGGTGATCTCGATTATCATTACATTAATTATTGTTCACCTTTATAAAAAATCAAACCCACATAAAGCAGATAAATCTTTTAAAAGATTACAACTTGTATCCTCAGCTTTATTTAGTTTAGGACATGGTTTGAACGATGCACAAAAAGTAATGGGTATTATCGGTGCAGCATTGATCTACTACCATGTGGAGGTTCTGCGTGATCCGGTTTATCTTAATATTCCTTCTGCAGGTCGTTTTGATTATTTTGCACAACATTATTTATGGGTTCCTTTAGTATCTTTCTTAGCGATCGGTTTAGGTACCATGAGTGGAGGTTGGAAGATCATCAAGACAATGGGAACTAAAATTACAAAGGTAACTCCGCTAGAAGGGGTAAGTGCTGAAACAGCAGGTGCAATTACCTTATTCATTACAGACCACTTTGGTATTCCAGTATCTACTACTCATACCATTACAGGATCTATTATAGGGGTTGGTTTGACGAAGAGAGTTTCCGCAGTGAGATGGGGAATAACAGTAAGCTTACTTTGGGCTTGGGTGTTAACGATTCCGATCTCTGCAATTGTGGCAGGAATTACTTACCTTTTGGTTGTATGCTTTTCTTAA
- a CDS encoding DUF47 domain-containing protein, with amino-acid sequence MGIGNIFHAFQPKDKIFFVLFEKVTENLVAMSEEFNNGIKDFDVNDDTMLKKMSDYEHKNDELTHEIFVELGKNFITPFDREDIHTLATGLDDIADYIYASTKYIFLYKSPLMKAYADFSLLIHKACLEIQNAMKNLKGFKNMDQVKEACIKVNSIENIADDLLSNSMVELFETNDAINIIKVSSVLNYLEIVTDKAEDVANTIENIMIKYA; translated from the coding sequence ATGGGAATTGGTAATATTTTCCACGCTTTTCAGCCAAAAGATAAAATTTTCTTCGTACTTTTTGAAAAGGTAACTGAAAACCTGGTTGCAATGTCTGAGGAATTCAACAACGGAATCAAGGATTTTGATGTGAATGATGATACTATGTTGAAGAAAATGAGTGATTATGAGCATAAGAATGATGAGCTTACTCACGAAATCTTTGTAGAACTTGGAAAAAACTTCATTACTCCATTTGATCGTGAAGATATCCACACTTTAGCTACAGGATTAGATGATATCGCAGATTATATCTACGCATCTACAAAATATATTTTCTTATACAAATCGCCTTTGATGAAGGCTTATGCAGATTTCTCACTATTGATCCACAAAGCATGTCTGGAGATTCAGAATGCTATGAAGAACCTGAAAGGTTTTAAAAACATGGATCAGGTAAAAGAAGCTTGTATTAAAGTGAACTCAATTGAAAATATTGCTGATGATTTGCTTTCCAATTCTATGGTAGAATTGTTTGAGACGAATGATGCAATCAATATTATCAAAGTTTCATCCGTACTTAATTACCTTGAAATAGTAACCGATAAAGCAGAAGATGTTGCCAATACGATTGAGAACATCATGATTAAATACGCGTAA
- a CDS encoding DEAD/DEAH box helicase: protein MNLFTETNLSPDILKAIGEMGYESPTEIQKQTIPFILSDIRDLIALAQTGTGKTAAFSLPILDMIDDTSRKIQLLVLCPTRELCLQISKDIKNYSKYMQNIKTTAVYGGSSIMDQIRSLKDKPQIIVGTPGRVIDLINRKALDFSAIHWLVLDEADEMLSMGFKDELETILSETPETKQTFLFSATMSKEVERISKNYLTNPHRISVGSINEVKKNIKHEYYVVGYRNKKEALKRLIDANPNQYSIIFCRTRMETQEVADFLMQNGYAADALHGDLSQAQRDTVMKKFRLKNIDILVATDVAARGLDVNSLTHVIHYSLPDDPEVFVHRSGRTGRAGKDGISMSLIKPEESRKLKQIKSATKIEINEKIIPTGDEIIKAQVGGVFEKLFTEHEDLFEFDDSLIPDLSNFTKEELVHKLLQFQLKDLALFYKDKHDLVEQKFNNRDDDYSRRDRGRDRDRGRDRDRGGDRGRERGGKPRKKNENMVRFFFNLGKKDQLKKLDVLEIINKATAGKSKKRAEIGDIEILEKFSFFEVEKSFKGDLLSNISSMKFKGKDMRAEEAN from the coding sequence ATGAATTTATTTACGGAGACCAATTTAAGTCCTGACATCCTTAAGGCAATTGGCGAAATGGGTTATGAAAGCCCGACAGAAATCCAAAAACAGACTATCCCTTTTATTCTTTCAGATATACGCGACTTGATCGCACTTGCGCAGACTGGGACAGGCAAAACTGCAGCGTTTTCGCTTCCGATTTTGGATATGATTGACGATACGAGTCGCAAAATCCAATTATTGGTGCTTTGTCCGACACGAGAATTATGTCTTCAGATTTCTAAAGACATAAAAAATTACTCTAAATACATGCAAAACATCAAAACTACAGCAGTTTACGGTGGTAGCAGTATTATGGATCAGATTCGTTCTTTAAAGGACAAACCACAGATTATTGTGGGAACTCCGGGAAGAGTAATTGATTTAATTAATAGAAAAGCTCTTGACTTTTCTGCTATTCATTGGTTGGTTTTAGACGAAGCCGATGAAATGCTTTCAATGGGTTTCAAAGACGAATTGGAAACAATTTTAAGTGAAACTCCTGAAACAAAACAAACATTCTTATTCTCGGCAACGATGAGTAAAGAAGTGGAAAGAATTTCTAAAAATTATCTTACCAATCCACATCGTATTTCGGTAGGTTCTATTAACGAAGTTAAAAAGAACATTAAACATGAATACTATGTTGTAGGATACCGTAACAAAAAAGAAGCTCTTAAGAGACTAATTGATGCTAACCCTAATCAATATTCCATTATTTTCTGTAGAACGAGAATGGAAACTCAGGAAGTAGCAGATTTCTTAATGCAGAACGGATATGCGGCTGATGCTCTTCACGGAGATCTTTCTCAAGCGCAGAGAGATACTGTAATGAAGAAATTCAGATTGAAGAATATCGATATTTTGGTAGCGACGGATGTGGCTGCAAGAGGTTTAGATGTAAACTCTCTTACGCACGTTATCCACTATTCATTACCTGATGATCCTGAAGTATTTGTTCACAGAAGTGGTAGAACAGGTAGAGCAGGAAAAGACGGAATCTCAATGTCTTTAATCAAGCCTGAAGAAAGCAGAAAACTAAAACAAATAAAATCTGCAACCAAAATTGAAATTAATGAAAAGATAATCCCAACGGGAGATGAAATCATTAAAGCTCAGGTTGGTGGTGTTTTTGAAAAATTATTTACAGAACACGAAGATTTATTTGAATTTGATGACAGCTTAATTCCTGATCTAAGTAACTTCACTAAAGAAGAATTAGTTCACAAGTTGTTACAGTTCCAGTTGAAAGACCTTGCATTATTCTACAAAGATAAGCATGATCTTGTTGAGCAGAAATTCAACAACAGAGATGATGACTATTCCAGAAGAGACAGAGGTCGTGACAGAGACAGAGGAAGAGACCGCGATAGAGGAGGAGACAGAGGAAGAGAGCGTGGTGGAAAGCCTAGAAAGAAGAACGAGAATATGGTAAGATTCTTCTTCAACCTGGGTAAAAAAGACCAATTAAAAAAACTCGATGTTTTAGAAATTATCAATAAAGCGACTGCTGGAAAAAGCAAAAAAAGAGCTGAAATTGGAGATATCGAAATTTTAGAGAAATTTTCATTCTTTGAAGTAGAAAAATCATTTAAGGGAGACCTTTTAAGTAATATTTCTTCAATGAAGTTTAAAGGAAAAGATATGAGAGCTGAAGAGGCTAATTAA
- a CDS encoding TolC family protein, translating to MKHKFFFLIFFFKTLIIFAQTFTYPTSWTLENCIEYAKENNISINSMRLSKTSAQQDLLQAKDAKYPNLSGSVSQGLFAANGLNGLHFNSTPSQNISANSSMILYHANYIKNNEVSKDFLVQMADLSVKEAENNITLNITQAYLNILMSQENIISFQNVLKTTQTQLKQGSQFYTAGNISKLNYLQIQAQVAQDEYNLVSAQNNLRTNIVNLKQLLQLPSAYDFQIVKPDSIVVDENLKPLQDVQSSAQNHRPEVKYGELNLENSNTNLKMTRASIQPTLSLVGSVSTNYSNGNGNYFNQLGNNFYLPIGLSLGIPIYNNRIYKTEIEKSKIAIQQADLDLQNTKTILNQQIEQSYINLQNSIAQYESALKQMNISKESYDIVNAQMKIGSIDYVQLQQQRLLYIQAIQNYLQAKYSAVLNKHIYEFYEGNPITMK from the coding sequence ATGAAACATAAATTTTTCTTTTTGATATTCTTTTTCAAAACGCTCATTATTTTTGCACAAACATTTACTTACCCCACTAGTTGGACCTTGGAAAATTGTATTGAATATGCAAAAGAAAATAACATTTCTATCAATTCCATGCGACTTTCCAAGACTTCTGCCCAACAGGATTTATTACAGGCAAAAGACGCAAAATATCCCAATCTGAGCGGATCCGTTTCTCAAGGACTTTTTGCAGCCAATGGTTTGAATGGTCTTCATTTTAATAGTACTCCTTCTCAAAATATTAGCGCCAATTCTTCTATGATATTGTATCACGCCAACTACATTAAAAACAACGAGGTTTCGAAAGATTTTCTGGTACAAATGGCAGACCTTTCCGTAAAAGAAGCTGAAAATAACATTACCCTAAATATCACGCAGGCTTATCTGAACATTTTAATGTCACAGGAAAACATTATTTCTTTCCAAAATGTCTTAAAAACTACCCAAACACAACTAAAGCAAGGAAGCCAATTCTATACAGCCGGAAATATTTCCAAATTGAATTATTTACAGATCCAGGCTCAGGTGGCCCAGGATGAATACAATCTGGTTTCTGCTCAGAATAATCTCAGAACCAATATTGTTAATTTAAAACAACTCCTGCAGCTCCCATCAGCCTACGACTTCCAAATTGTAAAACCGGACAGTATTGTGGTTGATGAGAATTTAAAACCTTTACAGGATGTTCAGAGTTCGGCACAAAATCATCGACCTGAAGTGAAATATGGCGAACTCAATCTGGAAAACTCCAATACTAATTTAAAAATGACCCGCGCTTCCATACAACCTACCTTAAGCCTCGTTGGAAGTGTTTCTACCAATTATTCTAATGGAAACGGTAATTATTTTAATCAGCTGGGAAATAATTTTTACCTGCCTATAGGATTAAGCCTGGGAATTCCCATCTACAATAACAGAATTTATAAAACTGAAATAGAAAAGTCAAAAATCGCTATTCAGCAGGCCGACCTGGATTTACAAAATACAAAAACAATACTCAATCAGCAGATCGAACAGTCTTACATTAATTTACAAAACTCGATTGCTCAATATGAATCTGCGTTAAAGCAAATGAATATCAGTAAAGAAAGCTATGATATTGTAAATGCCCAGATGAAAATAGGAAGTATCGATTATGTACAGCTTCAGCAACAGAGATTATTATATATTCAAGCAATTCAAAATTATCTGCAGGCGAAATATTCTGCGGTACTCAATAAACACATTTATGAATTTTACGAAGGCAACCCTATAACTATGAAATAA
- a CDS encoding efflux RND transporter periplasmic adaptor subunit: protein MKAKNKKWLIWLIGGIIVVGGIWYFFLKEEEVKIRLETVKPEMGEISNSITATGTIQPVDTVAVGTQVSGIIKNLYVDFNSQVKKGQLLATLDPELLHDQVLQINANLQNAKSNLAYNATNFHRQSQLYEVGAISKADYDNFLNQYDAAKAQVNSVNAQLAAANKNLSLTNIYSPIDGTVLNRNVSEGQTVASSFSTPTLFSIAKDLTKMQVRASVDEADIGNVKVGQKATFTVDAFPDEIFNGQVSDVRLHPTVSSNVVNYTTIINADNSSLKLKPGMTANITIYTNVLENVMKIPVAATSFWPDSLVMKNYKINSPFANGKKGGNRKRKSPLPNANKNEAGVWIIGKDSIISRKKIKTGMDNDTEMQVVSGLSLNDNIITGYKSLSKKASGSTAKSPFLPQRSRGGNSGKGGGSGPR, encoded by the coding sequence ATGAAAGCAAAAAATAAAAAATGGCTCATATGGCTTATCGGTGGTATTATTGTTGTCGGAGGGATCTGGTATTTCTTTCTCAAAGAAGAGGAAGTTAAAATACGACTGGAAACCGTAAAGCCTGAAATGGGTGAAATTTCAAATTCCATCACTGCTACCGGAACGATTCAACCCGTAGATACTGTAGCAGTAGGAACACAGGTTTCCGGAATTATTAAAAACCTTTATGTTGATTTTAACTCACAGGTAAAGAAAGGGCAGCTTCTGGCTACTCTAGACCCAGAGTTACTCCATGACCAGGTATTACAGATTAATGCTAATTTACAAAATGCTAAAAGCAATTTAGCGTATAATGCCACCAACTTCCACAGACAATCCCAACTTTATGAAGTTGGAGCTATAAGCAAAGCTGATTACGACAACTTTCTGAATCAATATGATGCTGCAAAAGCACAGGTAAATTCTGTTAATGCCCAGCTTGCTGCAGCCAATAAGAATCTTTCACTGACGAATATTTATTCTCCAATCGACGGAACCGTCCTCAACAGAAATGTAAGTGAAGGGCAAACTGTTGCTTCCAGCTTCAGCACGCCTACTCTTTTCAGTATTGCCAAAGACCTTACGAAAATGCAGGTTCGCGCTTCTGTTGATGAAGCCGATATAGGAAACGTGAAAGTCGGACAAAAAGCAACCTTTACAGTGGATGCCTTTCCCGATGAGATTTTCAATGGTCAGGTTTCAGATGTACGTCTGCATCCTACTGTTTCTTCGAATGTGGTTAACTACACTACCATAATCAATGCTGATAACTCGAGCTTGAAATTAAAGCCCGGAATGACAGCCAATATTACGATCTATACGAATGTTTTGGAAAATGTAATGAAAATCCCGGTAGCAGCAACCAGTTTCTGGCCTGACAGTCTCGTCATGAAAAACTACAAAATCAACTCTCCTTTTGCAAATGGCAAAAAAGGAGGAAACAGAAAAAGGAAAAGCCCACTTCCAAACGCAAATAAAAATGAAGCCGGGGTCTGGATTATCGGAAAAGACAGCATCATTTCCCGAAAAAAGATTAAAACAGGAATGGATAATGATACTGAAATGCAAGTTGTCTCAGGATTAAGCCTTAATGACAATATCATTACAGGATATAAAAGCCTGAGCAAAAAAGCCTCAGGAAGCACCGCAAAAAGCCCATTCTTACCTCAAAGATCAAGAGGTGGCAACAGCGGTAAAGGTGGAGGTAGCGGACCAAGATAA